Proteins encoded in a region of the Paenibacillus pedocola genome:
- a CDS encoding RsmB/NOP family class I SAM-dependent RNA methyltransferase: MAAQLPSAFTERMKELLGMEYEQFAETYKETPYAGIRVNTLKITVQVLLERSPFELQPIPWCPTGFYTEDGARPGKHPFYHAGLYYIQEPSAMAPVELLNVQPGDRVLDLCAAPGGKSTQIAAKLQGQGLLVSNDLHPERTKALAKNLELYGVRNGIVLNESPERIAAAFPGFFDRILIDAPCSGEGMFRKDEDMVKQWEPGTPRKYADMQRDILRSAAEALTPGGTIVYSTCTFAPEENEGSILEFLASHPQFTAVPAGGTGSFSPGLGELPEAARLWPHKVKGEGHFMAVLRHDGSTAAQGDAGNADTALPVSVHSKGGKPSPAAKTAGDRGDGGRGGKGGRASGKGGAPKGREPQGSGEEAALAAYAEFCREQLGWQPDGHPVMFGDHLYISPLPKEALNGLKTIRPGWYVGHVRSGRFIPGHPLATALQPAECCRSLSLSSGNGEAVSYLKGETLAIPEQRLSVKPGSTSKGYVLVCIDGFSAGWAKWQEGMLKNEYPAGWRWT; encoded by the coding sequence ATGGCGGCACAACTGCCCAGCGCATTCACGGAACGGATGAAGGAACTGCTGGGGATGGAATATGAGCAATTTGCGGAAACGTATAAGGAAACACCTTATGCAGGGATCCGTGTCAACACACTAAAAATTACAGTCCAGGTGCTGCTGGAACGCTCGCCCTTTGAGCTTCAGCCCATTCCCTGGTGTCCCACGGGATTCTACACGGAGGATGGGGCAAGACCCGGCAAACATCCGTTTTACCACGCCGGGTTGTATTACATTCAGGAGCCGAGCGCCATGGCACCGGTTGAGCTGCTTAATGTACAGCCGGGCGACCGTGTACTCGATCTGTGTGCCGCTCCAGGCGGCAAATCCACGCAGATCGCAGCCAAGCTGCAGGGTCAAGGTCTTCTTGTCAGCAACGATCTTCATCCTGAGCGGACCAAGGCGCTGGCTAAGAATCTGGAGCTGTACGGCGTCAGAAACGGCATTGTGCTGAACGAGAGCCCGGAACGGATTGCTGCAGCTTTTCCGGGTTTTTTCGACCGGATTCTGATCGATGCCCCTTGCTCCGGCGAGGGCATGTTCCGCAAAGACGAAGATATGGTGAAGCAGTGGGAGCCGGGAACACCCCGGAAGTATGCCGATATGCAGCGGGATATACTGCGCTCGGCCGCGGAAGCATTAACCCCGGGCGGAACGATAGTCTATTCGACTTGCACCTTTGCTCCCGAGGAGAATGAGGGGTCCATTCTGGAGTTTCTCGCCAGCCATCCGCAGTTTACAGCGGTTCCGGCTGGTGGGACCGGCAGCTTCTCGCCGGGCCTCGGTGAATTGCCCGAGGCTGCGCGGCTGTGGCCGCATAAGGTCAAGGGCGAAGGCCATTTCATGGCGGTGCTCCGCCATGACGGAAGCACTGCTGCGCAGGGAGATGCCGGGAACGCGGACACCGCGCTCCCGGTTTCCGTGCACAGCAAGGGTGGTAAGCCCTCGCCGGCTGCCAAAACGGCAGGAGACAGAGGGGATGGCGGCCGCGGAGGCAAAGGCGGACGCGCTTCCGGCAAAGGCGGCGCGCCGAAGGGACGCGAGCCGCAGGGGTCCGGGGAAGAGGCTGCGCTCGCAGCCTATGCCGAGTTCTGCAGGGAGCAGCTCGGCTGGCAGCCGGATGGTCATCCGGTGATGTTCGGCGACCACCTGTACATCTCCCCGCTGCCAAAGGAAGCGCTGAATGGACTGAAGACAATCCGCCCGGGCTGGTATGTAGGCCATGTGCGCAGCGGCAGGTTTATACCCGGCCATCCGCTGGCTACTGCGCTGCAGCCGGCTGAGTGCTGCCGCAGCCTGTCTCTGTCCAGCGGGAACGGCGAGGCGGTGTCCTATCTAAAAGGCGAAACGCTGGCTATTCCTGAGCAGCGCCTGTCCGTGAAGCCCGGAAGTACAAGCAAGGGCTATGTACTTGTCTGTATCGACGGTTTCAGTGCCGGCTGGGCGAAATGGCAGGAAGGTATGCTTAAGAATGAATATCCCGCAGGCTGGAGGTGGACTTAA
- a CDS encoding pseudouridine synthase, whose translation MSAPGNKKQRIDKVLSHMGIGSRSEIRKQAKQGLITVNGAVVKDSGFHVDPYKDEIEVAGEPVRYREYVYLMMNKPPGVLSATEDKRDRTVLDLLKPEHAQFEPFPVGRLDKDTVGLLLLTNDGKLAHELLSPRKHVPKTYEATVEGEVDAEDVAAFAAGVELEDGYVTLPAQLTILSRERGTKTISHISLTITEGKFHQVKRMFIAVGKKVTFLKRVSMGELTLDESLPLGACRELTAAELALLTAADGAADLTAESR comes from the coding sequence ATGAGCGCACCAGGAAATAAGAAACAACGGATTGATAAAGTGCTGTCCCATATGGGCATTGGCTCCCGCAGTGAAATCCGCAAACAGGCGAAGCAGGGACTAATCACTGTGAACGGTGCTGTGGTCAAAGACAGCGGTTTTCATGTGGACCCTTACAAAGACGAGATTGAGGTGGCCGGTGAACCGGTCCGCTACCGTGAATATGTGTATTTGATGATGAATAAGCCGCCGGGTGTCTTGTCTGCCACTGAAGACAAGCGGGACCGGACTGTGCTTGATTTACTGAAGCCGGAGCACGCGCAGTTCGAACCGTTTCCGGTCGGCAGGCTGGACAAGGATACCGTCGGACTGCTGCTGCTCACCAATGACGGCAAGCTTGCCCATGAGCTGCTCTCCCCGCGCAAGCATGTGCCGAAGACCTATGAGGCTACGGTTGAGGGAGAGGTGGATGCTGAAGATGTTGCGGCATTTGCCGCCGGAGTCGAGCTGGAGGACGGATACGTCACACTTCCCGCACAGTTAACGATTCTCAGCCGGGAACGCGGCACTAAGACGATCTCGCACATCTCTCTTACCATTACGGAAGGGAAATTCCATCAGGTGAAGCGGATGTTCATCGCTGTAGGCAAAAAGGTAACTTTTTTGAAGCGGGTATCGATGGGGGAATTAACGCTGGATGAAAGTCTGCCGCTGGGTGCCTGCCGGGAATTGACCGCTGCGGAACTGGCGCTGTTGACAGCAGCGGATGGAGCGGCAGATCTGACAGCGGAGTCCCGCTAG